Proteins encoded by one window of Vigna radiata var. radiata cultivar VC1973A chromosome 5, Vradiata_ver6, whole genome shotgun sequence:
- the LOC106761973 gene encoding protein TOPLESS isoform X2 has translation MSSLSRELVFLILQFLDEEKFKETVHKLEQESGFFFNMKYFEDEVHNGNWDEVERYLSGFTKVDDNRYSMKIFFEIRKQKYLEALDKHDRSKAVEILVKDLKVFATFNEELFKEITQLLTLENFRENEQLSKYGDTKSARAIMLVELKKLIEANPLFRDKLQFPNLKNSRLRTLINQSLNWQHQLCKNPRPNPDIKTLFVDHSCGQPNGARAPSPASNPLLGSLPKAGGFPPLGAHGPFQPTPAPVPTPLAGWMSNPTTVAHPAVSGGAIGLGAPSIPDHVSKRTRPMGISDEVNLPVNVLSATFPGHGHGQAFNAPDDLPKTVMRTLNQGSSPMSMDFHPVQQTLLLVGTNVGDIALWEVGSRERLLMRNFKVWDLSACSMPFQAALVKDPGVSVNRVIWSPDGALFGVAYSRHIVQIYSYHGGDEVRQHLEIDAHVGGVNDLAFSHPNKQLCVITCGDDKTIKVWDAASGAKQYTFEGHEAPVYSVCPHYKENIQFIFSTALDGKIKAWLYDNLGSRVDYEAPGRWCTTMAYSADGTRLFSCGTSKEGESSIVEWNESEGAVKRTYQGFRKRSLGVVQFDTTKNRYLAAGDDFSIKFWDMDNIQLLTTVDADGGLPASPRIRFNKDGALLAVSANDNGIKILANADGIRVLRTLENSLYDTSRTSEAMTKPAINPISAAAAAAATSAALAERASSVVAITAMNGDARNLGDVKPRISEESNDKSKIWKLTEISEPSQCRSLKLPENVRVNKISRLIYTNSGNAILALASNAIHLLWKWQRSDRNSTGKATANVQPQLWQPSSGILMTNDITDSNTEDAVPCFALSKNDSYVMSASGGKISLFNMMTFKTMTTFMPPPPAATFLAFHPQDNNIIAIGMDDSTIQIYNVRVDEVKSKLKGHTKRITGLAFSHVLNVLVSSGADAQLCVWNTDGWEKQKSRFLQLPAGRTPPAQADTRVQFNQDQIRFLVVHETQLAIYEATKLECLKQWFPRESAAPVSHATFSCDSQLIYASFLDATVCVFSASNLRLRCRINPSAYLSASVSSNVQPLVIAAHPQEPNQFAVGLSDGGVHVFEPLESEGKWGVPPPNENGSTSNMAATSVGASSDEAQR, from the exons ATGTCATCTCTCAGCAGGGAGTTGGTGTTCTTAATCCTTCAGTTTCTGGATGAGGAAAAGTTCAAAGAAACTGTTCACAA actGGAGCAGGAGTCTGGGTTTTTCtttaacatgaaatattttgagGATGAAGTGCACAATGGTAATTGGGATGAGGTTGAGAGGTACCTCTCTGGTTTCACCAAAGTAGATGACAATAGGTATTCAATGAAGATATTTTTTGAGATAAGGAAGCAGAAGTACTTGGAGGCATTAGATAA GCATGATCGGTCCAAGGCTGTAGAAATATTAGTGAAGGATTTGAAAGTCTTTGCCACATTTAATGAAGAACTATTTAAGGAAATCACACAGCTTTTGACATTGGAGAATTTTAG GGAAAACGAGCAGTTGTCCAAGTATGGTGATACGAAGTCTGCAAGGGCAATCATGCTGGTTGAGCTCAAAAAGTTGATTGAGGCTAATCCTTTATTTCGCGATAAATTGCAATTTCCCAACCTTAAAAACTCAAGGTTACGGACTCTCATCAATCAAAG cTTGAATTGGCAGCATCAACTTTGTAAGAACCCCCGGCCAAATCCTGATATAAAAACACTTTTCGTGGATCACTCATGTGGACAACCTAATGGTGCACGGGCTCCATCCCCTGCTAGCAATCCACTACTAGGATCATTACCGAAGGCTGGAGGATTTCCTCCACTTGGTGCACATGGG CCTTTTCAACCTACTCCAGCACCGGTGCCAACACCCCTGGCTGGTTGGATGTCAAATCCAACAACTGTGGCACATCCTGCAGTCTCTGGTGGAGCTATAGGTCTTGGTGCACCGTCAATCCCGG ATCATGTTTCTAAGAGAACAAGACCAATGGGAATATCAGATGAG GTAAATCTGCCAGTCAATGTTCTGTCAGCTACATTCCCTGGTCATGGTCATGGTCAGGCTTTTAATGCACCTGACGACTTGCCAAAGACTGTCATGCGAACTCTGAACCAAGGCTCATCTCCTATGAGCATGGATTTTCATCCAGTTCAACAGACACTGCTCCTTG TTGGCACGAATGTGGGGGACATTGCTTTGTGGGAAGTGGGCTCTAGGGAGCGGTTGCTCATGAGGAACTTTAAAGTGTGGGATCTTAGTGCTTGTTCAATGCCCTTTCAG GCTGCTCTTGTCAAAGATCCAGGTGTTTCTGTCAACCGTGTGATTTGGAGTCCTGATGGGGCTTTATTTG GAGTTGCTTACTCAAGGCACATTGTTCAGATATACTCTTACCATGGCGGGGATGAAGTCCGACAGCATTTGGAG ATTGATGCTCATGTCGGTGGAGTTAATGATTTAGCATTTTCACACCCGAATAAGCAGTTATGTGTCATTACCTGTGGTGATGATAAGACCATTAAG GTTTGGGATGCTGCTTCTGGAGCAAAACAGTATACCTTTGAAGGTCATGAGGCTCCAGTTTATTCTGTCTGTCCACAttataaagaaaacattcaG TTCATCTTTTCCACGGCATTAGATGGAAAGATAAAAGCATGGTTGTATGATAATTTGGGATCTCGTGTTGATTATGAAGCTCCTGGTCGTTGGTGTACAACCATGGCCTACAGTGCTGATGGTACAAG ACTTTTTTCATGTGGGACGAGTAAGGAGGGGGAATCCTCTATAGTTGAGTGGAATGAAAGTGAAGGAGCGGTGAAAAGGACTTATCAAGGATTTCGGAAACGATCTTTGGGTGTTGTACAATTTGACACAACCAAAAATCGATATTTGGCTGCAGGTGATGATTTCTCCATTAAATTTTGGGACATGGACAATATTCAGCTTTTGACAACTGTTGATGCTGATGGGGGTCTCCCT GCAAGCCCACGAATCCGTTTTAATAAGGATGGAGCTCTTTTAGCGGTTTCTGCAAATGACAATGGAATCAAAATCTTAGCCAATGCAGATGGTATTCGTGTGTTACGTACACTAGAAAATTCTTTGTACGATACATCTAGAACGTCAGAAGCCATGACAAAG CCTGCAATAAATCCAATTTCAGCTGCTGCCGCTGCTGCAGCAACCAGTGCTGCACTTGCAGAGAGGGCCTCATCTGTTGTAGCTATTACTGCAATG AATGGAGATGCTCGAAACTTGGGTGATGTTAAACCTAGAATTAGTGAAGAATCCAATGATAAATCAAAGATATGGAAGCTCACTGAAATCAGTGAACCATCTCAATGTAGATCCTTGAAGCTACCCGAGAATGTTAGAGTGAACAAG ATATCAAGGTTGATATATACTAATTCAGGCAATGCTATTCTAGCATTAGCTTCAAATGCCATTCATCTGCTCTGGAAATGGCAGCGAAGTGATCGAAATTCAACTGGCAAG gcCACTGCCAATGTGCAGCCACAGTTGTGGCAACCTTCTAGTGGCATCCTGATGACTAATGACATTACTGATAGCAATACTGAGGATGCCGTTCCCTGCTTTGCTCTGTCAAAAAATGATTCTTATGTAATGTCAGCATCAGGAGGGAAGATTTCTCTGTTCAATATGATGACTTTTAAG ACAATGACAACATTCATGCCTCCACCACCTGCAGCAACTTTTCTTGCTTTCCATCCTcaggataataatattattgcgATAGGCATGGATGATTCTAccattcaaatatataatgtCCGTGTGGATGAG GTTAAAAGTAAACTCAAAGGTCATACTAAAAGAATAACTGGTCTtgctttttctcatgtattgaatGTGCTAGTTTCATCTGGGGCAGATGCTCAG CTTTGTGTGTGGAATACTGATGGATGGGAAAAACAGAAATCTAGATTCTTGCAACTTCCTGCCGGGAGGACTCCACCAGCTCAGGCAGATACCCGTGTACAGTTTAATCAGGATCAGATCCGCTTCTTGGTTGTACATGAAACTCAGCTTGCCATTTATGAAGCAACAAAACTAGAATGTTTAAAGCAG TGGTTCCCACGAGAATCAGCGGCCCCAGTATCACATGCAACCTTCTCATGTGATAGCCAGCTCATATATGCCAGCTTTTTAGATGCAACAGTCTGTGTATTTAGTGCTTCAAACCTTAGATTACGTTGTCGAATCAATCCTTCTGCTTATCTTTCGGCCAGTGTCAG TTCTAATGTACAACCACTTGTTATTGCTGCACATCCTCAAGAACCAAATCAGTTTGCTGTAGGATTGTCAGATGGCGGAGTTCATGTCTTTGAGCCCCTTGAGTCTGAAGGCAAATGGGGTGTGCCGCCACCCAATGAGAATGGGTCAACGAGCAATATGGCAGCTACTTCAGTTGGAGCTTCTTCGGATGAAGCTCAGAGATGA
- the LOC106761973 gene encoding topless-related protein 1 isoform X1, whose protein sequence is MSSLSRELVFLILQFLDEEKFKETVHKLEQESGFFFNMKYFEDEVHNGNWDEVERYLSGFTKVDDNRYSMKIFFEIRKQKYLEALDKHDRSKAVEILVKDLKVFATFNEELFKEITQLLTLENFRENEQLSKYGDTKSARAIMLVELKKLIEANPLFRDKLQFPNLKNSRLRTLINQSLNWQHQLCKNPRPNPDIKTLFVDHSCGQPNGARAPSPASNPLLGSLPKAGGFPPLGAHGPFQPTPAPVPTPLAGWMSNPTTVAHPAVSGGAIGLGAPSIPAALKHPRTPPTNPSVDYPSGDSDHVSKRTRPMGISDEVNLPVNVLSATFPGHGHGQAFNAPDDLPKTVMRTLNQGSSPMSMDFHPVQQTLLLVGTNVGDIALWEVGSRERLLMRNFKVWDLSACSMPFQAALVKDPGVSVNRVIWSPDGALFGVAYSRHIVQIYSYHGGDEVRQHLEIDAHVGGVNDLAFSHPNKQLCVITCGDDKTIKVWDAASGAKQYTFEGHEAPVYSVCPHYKENIQFIFSTALDGKIKAWLYDNLGSRVDYEAPGRWCTTMAYSADGTRLFSCGTSKEGESSIVEWNESEGAVKRTYQGFRKRSLGVVQFDTTKNRYLAAGDDFSIKFWDMDNIQLLTTVDADGGLPASPRIRFNKDGALLAVSANDNGIKILANADGIRVLRTLENSLYDTSRTSEAMTKPAINPISAAAAAAATSAALAERASSVVAITAMNGDARNLGDVKPRISEESNDKSKIWKLTEISEPSQCRSLKLPENVRVNKISRLIYTNSGNAILALASNAIHLLWKWQRSDRNSTGKATANVQPQLWQPSSGILMTNDITDSNTEDAVPCFALSKNDSYVMSASGGKISLFNMMTFKTMTTFMPPPPAATFLAFHPQDNNIIAIGMDDSTIQIYNVRVDEVKSKLKGHTKRITGLAFSHVLNVLVSSGADAQLCVWNTDGWEKQKSRFLQLPAGRTPPAQADTRVQFNQDQIRFLVVHETQLAIYEATKLECLKQWFPRESAAPVSHATFSCDSQLIYASFLDATVCVFSASNLRLRCRINPSAYLSASVSSNVQPLVIAAHPQEPNQFAVGLSDGGVHVFEPLESEGKWGVPPPNENGSTSNMAATSVGASSDEAQR, encoded by the exons ATGTCATCTCTCAGCAGGGAGTTGGTGTTCTTAATCCTTCAGTTTCTGGATGAGGAAAAGTTCAAAGAAACTGTTCACAA actGGAGCAGGAGTCTGGGTTTTTCtttaacatgaaatattttgagGATGAAGTGCACAATGGTAATTGGGATGAGGTTGAGAGGTACCTCTCTGGTTTCACCAAAGTAGATGACAATAGGTATTCAATGAAGATATTTTTTGAGATAAGGAAGCAGAAGTACTTGGAGGCATTAGATAA GCATGATCGGTCCAAGGCTGTAGAAATATTAGTGAAGGATTTGAAAGTCTTTGCCACATTTAATGAAGAACTATTTAAGGAAATCACACAGCTTTTGACATTGGAGAATTTTAG GGAAAACGAGCAGTTGTCCAAGTATGGTGATACGAAGTCTGCAAGGGCAATCATGCTGGTTGAGCTCAAAAAGTTGATTGAGGCTAATCCTTTATTTCGCGATAAATTGCAATTTCCCAACCTTAAAAACTCAAGGTTACGGACTCTCATCAATCAAAG cTTGAATTGGCAGCATCAACTTTGTAAGAACCCCCGGCCAAATCCTGATATAAAAACACTTTTCGTGGATCACTCATGTGGACAACCTAATGGTGCACGGGCTCCATCCCCTGCTAGCAATCCACTACTAGGATCATTACCGAAGGCTGGAGGATTTCCTCCACTTGGTGCACATGGG CCTTTTCAACCTACTCCAGCACCGGTGCCAACACCCCTGGCTGGTTGGATGTCAAATCCAACAACTGTGGCACATCCTGCAGTCTCTGGTGGAGCTATAGGTCTTGGTGCACCGTCAATCCCGG CTGCTTTGAAGCACCCTAGGACCCCTCCAACTAATCCTTCTGTTGATTATCCGTCTGGTGATTCAGATCATGTTTCTAAGAGAACAAGACCAATGGGAATATCAGATGAG GTAAATCTGCCAGTCAATGTTCTGTCAGCTACATTCCCTGGTCATGGTCATGGTCAGGCTTTTAATGCACCTGACGACTTGCCAAAGACTGTCATGCGAACTCTGAACCAAGGCTCATCTCCTATGAGCATGGATTTTCATCCAGTTCAACAGACACTGCTCCTTG TTGGCACGAATGTGGGGGACATTGCTTTGTGGGAAGTGGGCTCTAGGGAGCGGTTGCTCATGAGGAACTTTAAAGTGTGGGATCTTAGTGCTTGTTCAATGCCCTTTCAG GCTGCTCTTGTCAAAGATCCAGGTGTTTCTGTCAACCGTGTGATTTGGAGTCCTGATGGGGCTTTATTTG GAGTTGCTTACTCAAGGCACATTGTTCAGATATACTCTTACCATGGCGGGGATGAAGTCCGACAGCATTTGGAG ATTGATGCTCATGTCGGTGGAGTTAATGATTTAGCATTTTCACACCCGAATAAGCAGTTATGTGTCATTACCTGTGGTGATGATAAGACCATTAAG GTTTGGGATGCTGCTTCTGGAGCAAAACAGTATACCTTTGAAGGTCATGAGGCTCCAGTTTATTCTGTCTGTCCACAttataaagaaaacattcaG TTCATCTTTTCCACGGCATTAGATGGAAAGATAAAAGCATGGTTGTATGATAATTTGGGATCTCGTGTTGATTATGAAGCTCCTGGTCGTTGGTGTACAACCATGGCCTACAGTGCTGATGGTACAAG ACTTTTTTCATGTGGGACGAGTAAGGAGGGGGAATCCTCTATAGTTGAGTGGAATGAAAGTGAAGGAGCGGTGAAAAGGACTTATCAAGGATTTCGGAAACGATCTTTGGGTGTTGTACAATTTGACACAACCAAAAATCGATATTTGGCTGCAGGTGATGATTTCTCCATTAAATTTTGGGACATGGACAATATTCAGCTTTTGACAACTGTTGATGCTGATGGGGGTCTCCCT GCAAGCCCACGAATCCGTTTTAATAAGGATGGAGCTCTTTTAGCGGTTTCTGCAAATGACAATGGAATCAAAATCTTAGCCAATGCAGATGGTATTCGTGTGTTACGTACACTAGAAAATTCTTTGTACGATACATCTAGAACGTCAGAAGCCATGACAAAG CCTGCAATAAATCCAATTTCAGCTGCTGCCGCTGCTGCAGCAACCAGTGCTGCACTTGCAGAGAGGGCCTCATCTGTTGTAGCTATTACTGCAATG AATGGAGATGCTCGAAACTTGGGTGATGTTAAACCTAGAATTAGTGAAGAATCCAATGATAAATCAAAGATATGGAAGCTCACTGAAATCAGTGAACCATCTCAATGTAGATCCTTGAAGCTACCCGAGAATGTTAGAGTGAACAAG ATATCAAGGTTGATATATACTAATTCAGGCAATGCTATTCTAGCATTAGCTTCAAATGCCATTCATCTGCTCTGGAAATGGCAGCGAAGTGATCGAAATTCAACTGGCAAG gcCACTGCCAATGTGCAGCCACAGTTGTGGCAACCTTCTAGTGGCATCCTGATGACTAATGACATTACTGATAGCAATACTGAGGATGCCGTTCCCTGCTTTGCTCTGTCAAAAAATGATTCTTATGTAATGTCAGCATCAGGAGGGAAGATTTCTCTGTTCAATATGATGACTTTTAAG ACAATGACAACATTCATGCCTCCACCACCTGCAGCAACTTTTCTTGCTTTCCATCCTcaggataataatattattgcgATAGGCATGGATGATTCTAccattcaaatatataatgtCCGTGTGGATGAG GTTAAAAGTAAACTCAAAGGTCATACTAAAAGAATAACTGGTCTtgctttttctcatgtattgaatGTGCTAGTTTCATCTGGGGCAGATGCTCAG CTTTGTGTGTGGAATACTGATGGATGGGAAAAACAGAAATCTAGATTCTTGCAACTTCCTGCCGGGAGGACTCCACCAGCTCAGGCAGATACCCGTGTACAGTTTAATCAGGATCAGATCCGCTTCTTGGTTGTACATGAAACTCAGCTTGCCATTTATGAAGCAACAAAACTAGAATGTTTAAAGCAG TGGTTCCCACGAGAATCAGCGGCCCCAGTATCACATGCAACCTTCTCATGTGATAGCCAGCTCATATATGCCAGCTTTTTAGATGCAACAGTCTGTGTATTTAGTGCTTCAAACCTTAGATTACGTTGTCGAATCAATCCTTCTGCTTATCTTTCGGCCAGTGTCAG TTCTAATGTACAACCACTTGTTATTGCTGCACATCCTCAAGAACCAAATCAGTTTGCTGTAGGATTGTCAGATGGCGGAGTTCATGTCTTTGAGCCCCTTGAGTCTGAAGGCAAATGGGGTGTGCCGCCACCCAATGAGAATGGGTCAACGAGCAATATGGCAGCTACTTCAGTTGGAGCTTCTTCGGATGAAGCTCAGAGATGA